From Domibacillus sp. DTU_2020_1001157_1_SI_ALB_TIR_016, a single genomic window includes:
- a CDS encoding P-loop NTPase yields MMTETQVRDIVNALEDPFLHKKLSETGGLEEVSIKEEKNHVSVKIAIAQTGTPEQLQLQMRIVNALKEAGVETVGIRFKQLSEEKIAQFRGADAAGQDEGLLSPNSETTFLAIASGKGGVGKSTVSVNLAVSLARLGKKVGLIDADIYGFSVPDMMGITTRPVVRGQKIYPVDRFDVKVISMGFFVDDNAPVIWRGPMLGKMLNNFFTEVEWGDLDYLLLDLPPGTGDVALDVHTILPRCKEVIVTTPHPTAAFVAARAGAMALQTDHEVVGVIENMAYFESKTTGEKEYIFGRGGGDKLADELRTEVLGRLPLQQPDWDEKDFAPSVYAEDHPLGSIYLDIAKKLDQKIGSN; encoded by the coding sequence ATGATGACAGAAACACAGGTACGTGATATCGTGAATGCTCTTGAAGACCCTTTTTTACATAAAAAACTATCCGAAACAGGGGGGCTTGAAGAGGTATCCATTAAAGAAGAAAAAAATCATGTCAGTGTTAAAATCGCAATTGCACAAACGGGTACACCGGAACAGCTTCAGCTGCAAATGCGAATTGTGAATGCGTTAAAAGAAGCGGGTGTGGAAACAGTCGGCATCCGATTTAAACAATTATCTGAGGAAAAAATCGCCCAATTTCGCGGAGCAGATGCAGCAGGACAGGATGAAGGCCTTCTGTCTCCAAACAGCGAAACAACCTTCCTGGCGATCGCGAGCGGAAAAGGCGGGGTTGGTAAATCAACTGTATCGGTAAATCTTGCTGTGTCGCTTGCACGCCTTGGAAAAAAAGTTGGTCTTATAGACGCCGATATTTACGGATTTAGTGTGCCGGATATGATGGGAATCACGACACGTCCAGTAGTCCGCGGTCAAAAGATTTATCCGGTTGACCGTTTTGACGTTAAAGTTATTTCGATGGGCTTTTTTGTAGACGATAACGCTCCGGTTATTTGGCGCGGCCCTATGCTTGGCAAAATGCTGAATAACTTTTTCACGGAAGTAGAATGGGGAGATCTCGATTACCTCCTATTGGACCTGCCTCCGGGTACAGGAGATGTAGCGCTTGATGTACATACGATTTTGCCGCGCTGTAAAGAAGTAATTGTTACTACACCGCACCCAACAGCAGCTTTTGTTGCAGCGCGTGCTGGTGCAATGGCACTGCAAACAGATCATGAAGTCGTCGGTGTTATCGAGAACATGGCTTACTTTGAAAGCAAAACAACAGGTGAAAAAGAATACATTTTTGGACGCGGTGGAGGAGACAAGCTCGCTGATGAGCTGCGCACAGAAGTGCTCGGCCGCCTTCCGCTGCAGCAGCCAGACTGGGATGAGAAAGATTTTGCTCCATCTGTTTATGCGGAGGATCATCCGCTTGGCTCGATTTATCTGGATATTGCTAAAAAGCTCGATCAAAAAATTGGATCTAACTAA
- a CDS encoding KinB-signaling pathway activation protein, which yields MGIRNWIRFFTHTLLIGGAATGILGFIIRWNEFAPLFANGEWGEVLSVLTWLIGVGFTFSVISQMGFFAYLTIHQFGLGLFKSYWGGIQTALIAVVLFDLVYFRFQAFSSGETIGSYILLAAILLLVGIVTAYQKARGRNRNVFVAALFFMVVVTTLEWLPVLQANEESWLYLMLFTLLPCNAFQLLMLPKYNQKTMKAA from the coding sequence GTGGGTATACGAAATTGGATCCGTTTTTTTACACATACGCTGCTCATTGGCGGGGCCGCAACAGGTATCTTAGGTTTTATCATCCGCTGGAATGAATTTGCTCCGCTGTTTGCAAACGGAGAGTGGGGAGAAGTACTGTCGGTTTTAACATGGCTTATTGGAGTCGGCTTTACCTTCAGTGTAATCAGCCAAATGGGGTTTTTTGCATACTTAACAATTCACCAGTTTGGTCTTGGACTGTTCAAGTCTTATTGGGGGGGTATTCAAACAGCGCTTATTGCCGTTGTATTATTTGATCTCGTTTATTTCCGCTTTCAAGCATTCAGCAGCGGAGAAACGATCGGTTCCTACATCTTGCTCGCTGCGATTCTTCTTCTCGTTGGAATTGTGACCGCTTACCAAAAAGCAAGAGGCAGAAACCGGAATGTATTTGTGGCGGCTCTGTTTTTTATGGTCGTTGTGACAACGCTTGAATGGCTTCCTGTTCTGCAGGCAAACGAAGAAAGCTGGTTGTATTTAATGCTTTTTACTCTGCTGCCGTGCAACGCTTTTCAGCTGCTGATGCTCCCTAAGTATAATCAAAAAACCATGAAAGCAGCATAA